The region TAGGGCTAAAATTCATGTTCTTTTTTATGTTTGGGTACAGCAAAAGGTGGTGTTGAAGGTGGCTATGAACTGTGAAAAATGCAGGAGTGAGGCCCTTCAAGTGGCTGCAGGACAAGCaggtaagttgattttttttttaaaatattagcaAATTGATCCTTAAGCTATACCTCAATTCTCaatttgatataaatttttttttatcaaaagtgGTACTTAAATTATCAAGTTTACCCCAAAACAATACTATGCACGTTTTTATTAGATATCACccttattaatttatatatttttatgagagataaaatataatttctcATTTTAGCGGAGATCAAGCTTTACCAGTCTCTTCCTGTCGCTACTGCGTTGAAGACAAAACATAGTTTAGATACCAATTTtgctcaaattttttttaaaaaattaaagtatagtttaagattcaatttattaataattgttactattttgtttcCTTTGAGATAATGAAGtgaatcattatatatatatatataaataggggTAGACTCTGTTGCATTGGATGGTAAGGAGAAAGAGAAAGTGGTGGTGATTGGAGATTTTGATGCAGTCAAGTTGACAAATAATTTGAGGAAGAAAGTTGGAGCTGCTGAAATTCTCACTTTGGGGAAGCACAACTAATTTAAGGAAGAAGGTTGGAGCTACTGAAATTCTCAATCTAGGAAACAGGACTGAAGAAAAAGTATATGCTATATTTCTTATcacactttatttaatttatctagtcGTGTTTTATTTAGTGTAAGATTAGGTGGGCGGTGCATTTACCTgaggttagtgtaaaaataacagCGACagtgagattaaatactgtaacgatatgagacaaaaagtaagttaaacgcaccgcACTGTCCATCTAAACCCATACTTAATATTGATATGTTCAACttattttccaaaaatatatacttaataataaaatatttaaaaaaaaaagatttgggTAAAGAAATTTGGATCACAATAGACAATTATAATGTGTAATATCTTTTGAAATTATAAGTAAAAAGATCTCTCCAATCTCTCTCAATTTCGATATTGAGTAAATTGATCcctaaaaaaaaaaggggaacaatttaatctttgtcaatttcgaaagtgataaattaaggacaattaatcaaaacattaatatttttcttccattttacataaatttgacttgtataataacaagtttagcccacaatatttttgtaaatgtgtaaatattgaggttaaatttgttgatttttttagaatcaagaccaaATTAACAATACATGTAAACATctagggctaaatttgttattataacaATCAAAATTATGCCCAAACGACAAAAAGACATTAACACGTgattaattattcttaattattcactttcaaaattgacaagaattaaattacttcaaattttttgagaaagactaatttactcaattttaaaaaaaatatttttatcgaAATTATACTACAAAAGTTAGATTGCATATTTGTCCAACAAGGGCGAAACTTTGACCTCATTTGATTAATGGAAGATCATTTCCATCCCTTCTATTAAAAAATGCTAATTTAATTAAGGTGTTTTTAGCCTCTCTTTTTTAGGAATTTTAATTTCGTATGATTATATAAGCAAAATTTGAATTGGAGTTTATACgcttgattttcattcaattgtactcatttaaataaataaatacatatatttatttttatattgggttaatataattgtttctatatgcaatatatcaatgtaaaatgttgctaattcaataatattgtcagtgatttgtgaaaattgaatcaaatcaaaaattatttataaagttACACAGAATCAAAATTCACATGTGACATTACACGTTGGATCAAAGTTCATGAACaattttaatgtatatattttttttccttcaatttctCGCCTACCAAACAGAGTAAAATTTTCCATTCCACCTCTCTTCTCTCTTACTCCTACcatacaaaaaattaataaatttcccAACCACCTTTTTCTTCCTGTCCTTTGCTATAGGGCGTGAACATGGGGGAAAATGTCCTTCCCAATTTTTATGGTTTGacccaaaaattattttcaatggtTTGGCCCTTTCCAAATAGACCTTTTACTAGTCATCTCATTACCCTTATTATCAGCTAAGAACTCAAATATTCGTCAAGAATTTAATGATGTTTGAACTAGATCGGACCAGTTGAACCAAATATTAACCGAAATATCAGTCCAAAGAAAGTTGCTACACTGATTTGATTCAAAATTTGGTATAAAtcgattatttttaaaaattttaataatttatttagtcaaattggacagaATTAGATTGACAAATTGATAGTTTCAACTTCACCACTAGTTAAGTAAAAACGTGCATTGAACTcttattaaatttgaaattaaatagagTAAGACTTTTTACATGACTCATACCTGTAAACCATCTAATAAGTATAGGCACATTCTTATCTTCTAGCTGCCAATAGATTAAAATGATAGTTAAAAAAGGAATGCAAGCTACTCAATCCCAAATATAAAATTGATCAGATCTAATAAATACTAGATTATGACATACTCATTACGTAGgtaaaaaaatcatgtaaaaaaCTTAAGATTTTCCGATATAACAATtttaattcaaatggtaaattTTAGCGAAAATCATAATGTTTTGAGTTCGAATTCCATCATGTGCGaatatttttctcaaaataataTCTATTACTTTATAAACATAAAAGACTTTTTGATAAATTCTTCACTGAATTAAAACTCGGTTAAAAAGTATAGATTTGACATGTGCTACATCATAATAAAACCCCCGTCACCTGACATGACAGTTTCACTCTCgaacttttaaaagattttcAAGTATTTTATCTATTTGATACATTGTTACagaaaaaaatacattaaaaaagttaaatctTGAAGAAAGCATGCATGGAAATACGAAATAGCAAGTATGAAAAAGGCAAAATCTATGTTTTTTCCGACTCTTTATTTCTCTTGAAGTATTCGTGCCTATAACCCATTTTGGACACATTTAAATATGGCACAGAAATATGGATTCCTAAAAACCTTCCAAACACATAAAAGACTTGGACAAAATGAAACATACCCGTGCTGGACATGTATCCGTATCTAACAT is a window of Gossypium hirsutum isolate 1008001.06 chromosome D08, Gossypium_hirsutum_v2.1, whole genome shotgun sequence DNA encoding:
- the LOC121220135 gene encoding heavy metal-associated isoprenylated plant protein 47, coding for MKQKVVLKVAMNCEKCRSEALQVAAGQAGVDSVALDGKEKEKVVVIGDFDAVKLTNNLRKKVGAAEILTLGKHN